The following are from one region of the Etheostoma spectabile isolate EspeVRDwgs_2016 chromosome 15, UIUC_Espe_1.0, whole genome shotgun sequence genome:
- the tcap gene encoding telethonin, whose translation MPVNTVLEKSNGVVVGAELTCSLREENKAHRESYSADWHSVSLKTQPQDRQTMNMNDDSRRETLSRQWQARPLKQICPSGVFRVGTVERGVREHQLLPKRKTLPLPIFTPAELGVRLGRGAPHTEEDLHTFPTPDGVCPSKRTVDEITRDLPPVKPTLMEFFKAPRDLGRSMSQEAQRG comes from the exons ATGCCAGTCAATACCGTCCTGGAGAAGAGTAACGGTGTGGTGGTGGGAGCTGAGCTGACCTGCAGCCTTCGGGAGGAGAACAAGGCTCACAGGGAGAGCTACAGCGCTGACTGGCATAGTGTCAGTCTCAAGACTCAACCTCAGGACAG GCAGACAATGAACATGAATGACGACTCTCGTAGGGAAACTCTTTCCCGTCAGTGGCAAGCCCGTCCGCTGAAACAAATCTGCCCCTCTGGTGTCTTCAGAGTGGGCACTGTGGAAAGAGGGGTGAGGGAGCACCAGCTGCTGCCAAAGAGAAAAACTCTCCCCTTGCCGATCTTCACCCCCGCAGAGTTGGGTGTCAGGCTTGGACGTGGAGCCCCACACACCGAGGAGGACCTGCATACCTTCCCCACCCCAGACGGAGTCTGTCCTAGCAAGAGGACCGTGGACGAGATCACAAGAGACCTCCCCCCAGTCAAGCCAACCCTCATGGAGTTTTTCAAAGCACCCAGAGACCTGGGTCGCTCCATGTCTCAAGAGGCCCAGAGagggtga